The Neospora caninum Liverpool complete genome, chromosome X genome includes a region encoding these proteins:
- a CDS encoding putative Tim10/DDP family zinc finger containing protein, translated as MDPVQAAVVEILGMADLYRRIQDTCWTKCVPNVKEPTLDAGESSCLDRCVNKYTDVHTIVGKELQTNAPEAQK; from the exons ATGGATCCTGTGCAGGCGGCTGTGGTGGAGATTCTGGGAATGGCAGACTTGTACAGGAG GATTCAGGACACGTGCTGGACAAAGTGTGTACCCAACGTGAAGGAACCGACGTTggacgcaggcgaaagcAGCTGTTTAGATCGCTGCGTGAACAAG TACACGGACGTTCACACCATCGTTGGCAAGGAGCTCCAGACAAATGCGCCCGAAGCCCAGAAGTGA
- a CDS encoding putative RNA binding protein, with protein sequence MTPAAPSPGAASARSQRKAAKISSLRGKRSRAASASASSETPNKSGRVPLAKRQRTGNQGKADEPDASQQQMAVVAKRPSADVRTKRSSVARQSTGELDTSDHTRESEKSRSSASKGVRSQQSRSKKSPVLNRGVVYLGHLPQGFFEPQLKKFFSQFGKVTRVELRRSKRTGNSKGHAFVEFELPEVADIVAEAMDNYMMFGRTLVCHVVPPHNLSAKVFSNANKKFKRVPSRLIAAGKHNKAEGEMASARQVNRKIVSGLKKQQRLKDLGIDYAFDTVLDELKDNADAEESGKHRRRVQAWVRAQLLEKKQRKLDKAAKRREAVRLKSRKRSPAASAKELSPSEDVKLQKDKSTSSGDEPSRKRAKKC encoded by the coding sequence ATGACGCCTGCGGCACCGTCCCCAGGCGCGGCCTCCGCTAGGAGTCAGCGAAAGGCCGCGAAAATCTCGTCTCTGCGGGGCAAGCGAAGTAGGGCGGCATCGGCATCTGCAAGTTCTGAAACACCAAATAAGAGTGGCAGAGTGCCTCTTGCAAAGAGGCAGCGTACAGGCAACCAAGGGAAAGCTGATGAGCCAGATGCCAGTCAACAACAGATGGCAGTTGTGGCGAAACGACCGTCAGCTGATGTGCGAACCAAGAGAAGCTCGGTGGCACGACAGTCTACAGGAGAGCTGGATACTTCCGACCATACACGCGAGTCGGAAAAATCCCGGTCAAGTGCGAGCAAGGGCGTCCGGTCCCAGCAGTCGCGAAGCAAAAAATCGCCTGTTTTGAACCGGGGCGTCGTGTACTTGGGGCACTTGCCGCAGGGGTTTTTTGAACCTCAACTCAAGAAGTTCTTTTCACAGTTCGGGAAGGTTACGAGGGTGGAATTacgaagaagcaaacggaCTGGCAACAGCAAAGGGCATGCTTTCGTGGAATTCGAGTTGCCCGAGGTTGCCGATATAGTTGCAGAGGCCATGGACAACTACATGATGTTCGGGCGAACGCTTGTCTGCCATGTGGTACCCCCTCATAATCTGTCTGCGAAGGTGTTTTCAAACGCAAACAAGAAGTTCAAGCGGGTTCCATCCCGACTCATCGCTGCTGGCAAGCACAATaaagcagaaggcgagatgGCCTCTGCAAGGCAAGTGAACCGAAAGATTGTGTCGGGCCTCAAGAAGCAACAGCGATTAAAAGATCTCGGAATCGACTACGCGTTCGATACTGTTCTCGATGAGCTGAAGGACAATGCAGACGCTgaagagagcgggaagcACCGCCGCAGAGTTCAAGCATGGGTCCGAGCGCAGCTCCTTGAAAAGAAACAACGCAAACTGGATAAAGCGGCGAAACGGCGGGAAGCTGTGCGACTGAAAAGTCGCAAGAGGTCGCCAGCAGCCAGTGCCAAGGAGCTTTCTCCTTCAGAAGACGTTAAATTGCAGAAGGACAAGTCTACCAGCTCAGGTGACGAGCCGTCAcgaaagagggcgaagaaatGCTAG